Proteins from a single region of Companilactobacillus farciminis KCTC 3681 = DSM 20184:
- a CDS encoding DsbA family oxidoreductase: MEIKYWSDIACPFCYIGSTRMKRALKEMNIYDETPLEFKSFQLDPTLPKTTKESMLDHFSKGHG; encoded by the coding sequence ATGGAAATTAAATACTGGTCAGATATCGCGTGCCCATTTTGTTACATCGGTTCAACGAGAATGAAACGAGCTTTAAAAGAAATGAATATTTATGATGAAACACCTTTGGAATTCAAATCATTTCAACTAGATCCAACTCTACCTAAGACCACTAAGGAAAGTATGCTTGATCATTTTTCTAAAGGCCATGGATGA
- a CDS encoding ArsR/SmtB family transcription factor: MNQAADEYKNSLYSELSKIGKGLSSDKRLEILDLLSQGPKTVESLARQSGMSIANTSRHLKTLRDANLVINIKKGNYVVYQLASPQVEQLFYLLRDVGESQLLAMKQIQQNFDITEQVKTLDLSTAIKLLSRDDVQLLDVRPEDEFQAGHIKGAINIPMDQLSEQVEKIDPKKDVIVYCRVTCAL; the protein is encoded by the coding sequence ATGAATCAAGCAGCAGATGAATACAAAAACAGCCTTTATTCTGAATTGAGCAAAATAGGTAAAGGCTTGTCGAGTGATAAGCGATTAGAAATTTTGGATTTATTGTCACAGGGCCCCAAAACTGTAGAATCACTAGCTAGACAGTCAGGTATGAGTATCGCTAATACATCTAGGCATTTGAAAACTTTGCGTGATGCTAATTTAGTTATCAATATTAAAAAGGGTAACTATGTGGTTTACCAACTAGCTTCCCCACAAGTAGAACAGCTATTTTATTTGTTACGGGATGTTGGTGAAAGTCAGTTACTAGCCATGAAGCAGATTCAGCAAAACTTCGACATTACAGAGCAAGTTAAGACTTTAGACTTATCAACGGCTATCAAGTTGTTGAGTCGAGATGATGTGCAATTGTTGGATGTTAGACCAGAAGATGAGTTTCAAGCTGGACATATTAAGGGAGCTATCAACATTCCGATGGACCAATTGTCAGAACAAGTTGAAAAAATAGATCCGAAAAAAGACGTGATTGTTTACTGTCGGGTCACTTGTGCGCTTTAA
- a CDS encoding DUF1129 family protein produces MSEDLREKNKQAAEKQKVASAKNERKEEIKTEIYNANADDLRKKLSNKNAEYIFKLNKYLMEDGFKEDEAKEAIDKLLPEIVDNQIKGIPANQLYGPVTQRAKDIVHPTKKPKVTPFWASWIDTSLLFFALFGVLYGIVALTSKKQDPNNQTGIITLIVLSAMWGALLTWFNNQMKRPKSQRPGWGITIGYLVVGLAFMFVFLAAMTAVPTSINPALNAIGYFIAAVVAYGVRFVFRRTMGIHDRSFM; encoded by the coding sequence ATGTCAGAGGATTTAAGAGAGAAGAATAAGCAAGCTGCTGAAAAACAAAAAGTTGCTTCAGCTAAGAACGAAAGAAAAGAAGAAATCAAAACGGAAATCTACAATGCTAATGCAGACGATTTGCGTAAAAAATTGAGTAATAAAAATGCCGAATATATTTTTAAACTCAATAAATATTTGATGGAAGATGGTTTCAAAGAAGACGAAGCTAAAGAAGCTATCGATAAATTACTTCCAGAAATTGTTGATAATCAAATTAAGGGGATTCCAGCTAATCAACTTTATGGTCCAGTAACTCAAAGAGCTAAAGATATCGTTCATCCAACTAAGAAGCCTAAAGTAACACCATTCTGGGCATCATGGATCGACACATCATTACTATTCTTTGCTTTGTTTGGCGTTTTGTATGGAATTGTTGCTCTAACTTCCAAGAAACAAGATCCTAATAATCAAACTGGTATCATTACTTTGATAGTCTTGTCCGCTATGTGGGGTGCACTATTGACATGGTTCAACAACCAAATGAAACGTCCTAAGTCACAACGTCCCGGTTGGGGAATTACCATTGGATATTTGGTCGTTGGCTTAGCCTTCATGTTCGTCTTCTTGGCAGCCATGACAGCTGTACCTACATCAATCAATCCAGCTCTTAACGCAATTGGATACTTCATCGCTGCAGTTGTAGCTTACGGAGTTCGTTTCGTCTTCCGTCGTACAATGGGTATTCATGACCGTTCATTTATGTAA
- the ychF gene encoding redox-regulated ATPase YchF has product MALTAGIVGLPNVGKSTLFNAITKAGAEMANYPFATIDPNVGMVEVPDSRLSRIDSLIPAKKLIHTTFEFTDIAGIVKGASKGEGLGNKFLENIRQVDAIVHVVRAFDDDDITSVTGKVDPLDDIETINLELSIADLDSINKRYTRVEKAAKSAKDKEAQAELSVLEKIKPVLEEGGAVRSIDFDEDEQKIVKGLFLLTSKPVLYVANIAEEDMADPESSKYYKVVEDYAKKENAQVIGVSARTEEEIAELDDDERKEFLEAEGVTESGLDKLIKASYKLLGLRTFFTAGGKETRAWTFHEGMKAPQVAGIIHSDFERGFIRAEVMSFSDLDELGSEKAVKEAGKLRVEGKDYEVQDGDIIEFRFNV; this is encoded by the coding sequence ATGGCTCTAACTGCCGGAATTGTCGGACTACCAAACGTTGGTAAGTCAACTTTATTTAATGCTATTACAAAAGCTGGTGCGGAGATGGCTAACTATCCTTTCGCCACAATCGACCCTAACGTGGGAATGGTTGAAGTACCAGATAGTCGTCTATCAAGAATCGATTCATTGATTCCTGCCAAGAAATTGATCCATACTACTTTTGAATTTACTGATATCGCTGGTATCGTTAAGGGTGCTAGTAAAGGTGAAGGACTTGGTAATAAGTTCTTGGAAAACATCAGACAAGTTGATGCTATTGTTCACGTTGTTCGTGCGTTCGATGATGACGATATCACAAGTGTTACTGGTAAAGTTGACCCACTAGATGATATTGAAACTATTAATTTGGAATTGAGTATTGCCGATCTTGACAGTATTAACAAGCGTTACACACGTGTTGAAAAAGCTGCTAAGAGTGCTAAAGATAAAGAAGCTCAAGCCGAATTATCAGTCCTTGAAAAGATCAAGCCAGTACTTGAAGAAGGTGGCGCTGTTAGATCAATCGACTTTGACGAAGATGAACAAAAAATCGTTAAGGGATTATTCCTACTAACTTCAAAACCTGTCTTGTACGTAGCTAATATCGCTGAAGAAGATATGGCTGATCCAGAAAGTTCTAAGTATTACAAAGTCGTTGAAGATTATGCTAAGAAAGAAAATGCTCAAGTAATCGGAGTTTCAGCTAGAACTGAAGAAGAAATTGCTGAATTAGATGACGATGAAAGAAAAGAATTCCTTGAAGCTGAAGGTGTTACAGAATCAGGTCTTGATAAGCTTATCAAAGCTAGTTACAAATTATTAGGACTTAGAACTTTCTTCACTGCTGGTGGTAAAGAAACTCGTGCTTGGACTTTCCACGAAGGAATGAAAGCACCACAAGTTGCCGGAATTATTCACTCTGATTTTGAACGTGGATTTATCCGTGCTGAAGTTATGTCATTTAGTGATTTAGATGAATTAGGTAGTGAAAAAGCCGTCAAAGAAGCCGGTAAATTACGTGTTGAAGGTAAGGATTACGAAGTTCAAGATGGAGACATCATCGAATTCCGCTTTAACGTCTAA
- a CDS encoding DUF951 domain-containing protein encodes MFKLGDIITMKKPHACGENRWEVIRLGADIKVKCLGCGHIVMIPRAEFKKKFKKVLTQADQVKTENEEHYLKKSQLMPPNFIKRNEE; translated from the coding sequence ATGTTTAAACTTGGAGATATTATCACAATGAAAAAACCTCACGCTTGTGGGGAAAATCGCTGGGAAGTTATCCGTTTAGGTGCGGATATTAAAGTTAAATGCTTAGGCTGTGGACATATCGTGATGATTCCACGGGCTGAATTCAAGAAGAAATTCAAGAAAGTTTTAACACAAGCTGACCAAGTGAAAACAGAAAACGAAGAACATTATTTGAAAAAATCTCAATTAATGCCACCAAACTTTATTAAAAGAAATGAGGAATAA
- a CDS encoding ParB/RepB/Spo0J family partition protein: MASSKNKKGLGRGIDAIFSEFEAIDENSETVVDLSIDDIRPNPYQPRKTFDQNALNELAHSIEQNGVFQPIIVRESVNGFEIIAGERRFRASKIAKKTTIPAIVRPLSESGMMEIAVLENLQREDLTPLEEADAYQTLITKLNLTQEQVSQRLGKSRPYIANYLRLLNLPEATKKLVQSGKLSMGQARTLLSLKDQDQIDRLAKRAVEEDLTVRQLEQLATESKHNSKKKKKAVQKSPFIRATEEKLVERFDTPVAVKETRSGHGKLEIDFSNTDDLNRILDILGIHLD, from the coding sequence ATGGCATCAAGCAAAAATAAAAAAGGCTTAGGAAGAGGAATTGACGCTATCTTTTCTGAATTCGAAGCTATTGATGAAAATAGTGAAACCGTCGTTGACCTTTCTATTGATGATATTCGTCCTAATCCATATCAGCCTAGAAAAACCTTCGACCAAAATGCTTTAAACGAGTTAGCACACTCAATTGAACAAAACGGTGTCTTTCAACCAATTATCGTTCGTGAAAGTGTTAATGGCTTTGAAATCATTGCTGGGGAAAGACGTTTTCGTGCAAGTAAAATTGCTAAAAAGACTACTATTCCAGCCATCGTTCGTCCATTAAGCGAATCAGGGATGATGGAAATTGCCGTTTTGGAAAACCTTCAACGTGAAGATTTAACGCCACTTGAAGAAGCAGACGCTTACCAAACTTTGATTACGAAATTGAATTTGACTCAGGAACAAGTTTCCCAAAGATTAGGCAAGTCTCGTCCTTACATTGCCAACTACTTGCGGCTATTGAATTTGCCGGAAGCTACTAAGAAATTAGTTCAAAGTGGCAAATTATCAATGGGTCAAGCGAGAACTCTGTTGAGTTTAAAAGACCAAGACCAAATCGATCGTCTAGCAAAACGTGCTGTTGAAGAAGATTTGACTGTTCGTCAACTTGAACAACTAGCCACTGAATCCAAGCACAACAGCAAGAAGAAAAAGAAGGCTGTTCAAAAATCGCCTTTTATTAGAGCAACTGAAGAAAAATTAGTTGAAAGATTTGATACGCCGGTTGCTGTTAAAGAAACTAGAAGCGGCCACGGAAAATTAGAAATTGATTTCTCGAATACGGATGATTTAAATCGTATTTTAGACATATTAGGAATCCATTTAGATTAG
- a CDS encoding ParA family protein, whose amino-acid sequence MARKISVANQKGGVGKTTTTINLGACLTDLGQRVLIVDTDPQGNATSGLGIKKANVEKDVYDVLVNEYPLKKTIIHTKHPKLDIVPATIQLAGAEMELTTMMARETRLRAGIEEVDSDYDIILIDCPPSLGQLSTNAFTASDSIIIPVQSEYYALEGLSQLLNTIRLVQKHFNTNLAIEGVLITMLDARTNLGAQVVDEVKSYFGDSVYKSIVPRNTRLAEAPSYGLPIVDFDDKSRGAKAYRELAEEVLKRNGIKQK is encoded by the coding sequence ATGGCACGAAAAATATCTGTTGCAAATCAAAAAGGTGGTGTTGGAAAAACTACTACCACCATTAATTTGGGAGCATGCTTAACTGATTTGGGTCAAAGAGTATTGATTGTTGATACTGATCCTCAAGGTAATGCTACTAGCGGTTTAGGTATTAAAAAAGCTAACGTTGAAAAAGATGTCTATGATGTTTTGGTAAACGAATATCCATTGAAAAAGACGATTATTCATACTAAGCATCCAAAATTGGATATCGTTCCAGCAACAATTCAACTAGCCGGTGCAGAGATGGAATTGACGACGATGATGGCTCGTGAAACACGCTTACGTGCAGGAATCGAAGAAGTCGACAGTGATTACGATATTATCTTGATCGATTGTCCACCTTCGTTAGGCCAACTATCAACTAATGCCTTTACAGCCAGTGATTCAATCATTATTCCAGTTCAAAGTGAGTACTACGCTTTGGAAGGATTGAGTCAGTTATTAAATACTATTCGTTTGGTCCAAAAACATTTCAATACTAACTTAGCCATTGAAGGCGTCTTGATCACAATGTTGGATGCCAGAACTAATTTGGGCGCCCAAGTAGTTGATGAAGTGAAATCGTATTTTGGAGATTCAGTTTACAAATCAATCGTTCCTAGAAACACACGTCTAGCGGAAGCACCTAGTTACGGTTTACCAATCGTCGACTTTGACGACAAGTCAAGAGGTGCTAAAGCTTATCGTGAACTTGCCGAGGAGGTGTTAAAGCGTAATGGCATCAAGCAAAAATAA
- the rsmG gene encoding 16S rRNA (guanine(527)-N(7))-methyltransferase RsmG — protein MKPEEFFESLAKQGIELSETQKDQFATYFKELVETNKVMNLTSITDEDQVYLKHFYDSIELGFVDKKILSDELTLCDVGSGAGFPSLPLKIVNPKLKITIVDSLNKRIKFLDSLVNKLGLEDVNLVHGRAEEVGKNAQFREQFDVVTARAVAAMNVLTEFCLPLVKVGGQFVAMKSEKAPEEVKAAEFAIETLGGEIKQQTSVELPNDAGIRNFIFVGKVNKTPKKYPRKPGTPAKKPLVK, from the coding sequence ATGAAACCGGAAGAATTTTTTGAATCCTTGGCAAAACAAGGGATTGAGTTAAGTGAAACTCAAAAAGATCAATTTGCGACTTACTTTAAGGAATTGGTTGAAACTAATAAAGTTATGAACTTAACTTCAATTACTGATGAAGATCAAGTTTATTTAAAACATTTTTACGATTCGATTGAATTAGGATTCGTCGATAAAAAAATCTTAAGTGACGAATTAACATTGTGTGATGTTGGGTCAGGTGCAGGTTTTCCATCTTTGCCTTTGAAAATCGTTAATCCTAAACTTAAAATTACTATCGTCGACTCATTGAACAAGCGAATCAAGTTTTTGGATAGTTTGGTCAATAAGTTAGGTTTAGAAGATGTCAATTTGGTTCATGGTCGTGCTGAAGAAGTTGGTAAGAATGCTCAGTTTAGAGAACAATTTGACGTTGTAACGGCTCGTGCAGTCGCTGCTATGAATGTTTTGACAGAATTTTGTTTGCCACTAGTTAAGGTTGGTGGACAATTTGTCGCTATGAAATCTGAAAAAGCTCCGGAAGAGGTCAAAGCAGCAGAGTTTGCGATTGAGACTTTGGGTGGAGAAATCAAACAACAAACATCAGTTGAGTTACCAAATGATGCAGGAATCCGTAATTTTATCTTTGTAGGTAAAGTTAACAAAACTCCGAAGAAATACCCAAGAAAACCAGGGACACCTGCTAAAAAACCACTTGTGAAATAA
- a CDS encoding GNAT family N-acetyltransferase translates to MITVKHTNELTSKELIDILKERVKVFVVEQNCPYQEVDDDDYDDLHVCLTENGRLEAYTRIIDKGDHITFGRVLVVKEFRKNGLGEKIVAATIDEIKQRFPQQPIQIQAQAYLQKFYEQFGFKAISDVYLEDNIPHLDMLLKF, encoded by the coding sequence ATGATTACTGTTAAACATACTAATGAATTAACATCTAAAGAACTGATCGATATTTTAAAAGAACGTGTCAAAGTTTTCGTAGTCGAACAAAATTGTCCTTATCAAGAAGTCGACGATGATGATTACGATGATTTACACGTTTGTTTGACTGAAAACGGTCGATTAGAAGCCTATACCAGAATCATCGATAAAGGTGACCACATTACTTTTGGACGCGTTCTCGTCGTCAAAGAGTTTCGTAAGAATGGCTTGGGAGAAAAAATTGTTGCTGCAACAATCGATGAGATCAAACAAAGATTTCCCCAACAACCAATTCAAATCCAAGCTCAAGCTTATTTACAAAAATTCTATGAGCAATTCGGATTCAAAGCAATTTCTGACGTGTATTTAGAAGACAACATCCCTCACTTGGACATGCTGCTTAAATTTTAG
- a CDS encoding CopY/TcrY family copper transport repressor — protein MDTVTKKERKKVEISSAEWQIMRIVWTLKHVTSSEIINLMQKKQTWSDSTIKTLITRLTKKEFLSRKKEQGRYIYSSTVAEQDTMNEYANSLFNDFCAHKAGSVLNELIDSLEISRADIAKLEKTLQEKEKTAPEHVHCDCLPDGCDDMC, from the coding sequence ATGGATACGGTTACAAAAAAAGAACGGAAGAAAGTTGAAATTTCTTCAGCCGAATGGCAAATCATGCGCATCGTCTGGACTTTGAAACATGTGACTAGTTCAGAAATCATTAATTTGATGCAAAAGAAACAAACTTGGTCTGACTCTACGATCAAGACTTTAATTACGCGTTTAACTAAAAAAGAATTTCTTAGTCGTAAAAAAGAACAAGGTCGTTATATTTATTCCTCAACTGTAGCTGAACAAGATACGATGAACGAATATGCTAACAGTTTATTCAATGATTTCTGTGCTCATAAAGCAGGTTCGGTTTTGAATGAATTGATTGATTCCTTAGAAATCAGTCGAGCTGATATCGCTAAATTAGAAAAGACTTTACAAGAAAAAGAAAAGACTGCTCCAGAACACGTGCATTGCGATTGTTTGCCAGACGGTTGCGACGATATGTGCTAA
- a CDS encoding EAL domain-containing protein: protein MPTKYSFFVQPQVNKSTDTLFGYEVLLRKEDNGNWHLPEDFTELSIEKQVGLVEETAHILAKQKNKHRSLSFNLNKEQANDPLTLGAIIALKKRIDPVSLTIEFTDAMPLAKVKEYSLILHQYDIALVIDDVGTGSNTFDNIKHSLPYVDRIKFAMQNLRMSGNADKIPEYLSFWVHQAKKYCLDMVLEGVEDSKDQILAQKYGINIQQGYLYGKPSMP, encoded by the coding sequence ATGCCTACGAAGTATAGTTTTTTTGTTCAACCACAAGTCAACAAGAGCACAGATACTCTTTTTGGATATGAAGTCCTTTTACGTAAAGAAGATAACGGCAATTGGCATTTACCAGAAGATTTCACAGAACTTTCAATTGAAAAGCAAGTAGGTTTAGTTGAAGAAACGGCTCATATATTAGCCAAGCAAAAAAATAAGCACAGATCCTTATCATTTAATTTGAACAAGGAACAAGCCAACGATCCACTTACACTGGGAGCCATTATTGCTTTAAAGAAGCGAATTGACCCAGTCTCTTTAACGATTGAATTTACTGATGCTATGCCATTAGCCAAAGTAAAAGAATACAGCTTGATATTGCATCAATACGACATTGCCCTAGTGATTGACGACGTCGGGACAGGTTCTAATACTTTTGATAATATCAAACATTCATTGCCATACGTGGATCGAATCAAGTTTGCGATGCAAAATCTTCGCATGAGTGGTAATGCTGACAAAATTCCTGAATACCTATCCTTTTGGGTTCATCAAGCTAAAAAGTACTGTTTAGATATGGTACTAGAAGGCGTAGAAGACTCCAAAGACCAAATTCTCGCTCAAAAATACGGCATCAATATTCAACAAGGTTACCTTTATGGCAAACCTTCAATGCCTTAA
- a CDS encoding aminopeptidase C: MNIVILINEVIELTKEINKKILADFTENLNQDATNNVLKNAVAQVGIYQASENPNAKTLLNPSFNVTVDTGKVSNQKHSGRCWLFAALNTLRTEFAQKNNLKDFELSQNYLSFYDRLEKANYFYQNILETADLPVDDRKVNTLFSSPSGDGGYWVYAANLIQKYGVVPNYVMPETQASDNTTEFNAVLNKMLRKNGIELRQMVQDKTDQSKIDQRVEEMLSEVYKVCVYSFGMPPKEFELSLHTDNDKLIEETSITPKDFLKRYFTMNLDDYVIVENSPQKSKKYHQTYTIAESGNVVGGRIDKFLNLPIERLEELTVEQLKGNDPVWFGNDVLEESDRKKGYLLGNLYQYDKLFNIDSEIEKGLRLDYKQAQVSHAMTITGVNLVNGQANRYKVENSWGSDNGENGYYMMDKKWFEDYVYEVIINKKYLTAAELSEYNQDPIELPAWDSLA, translated from the coding sequence ATGAATATTGTAATATTAATAAATGAGGTGATTGAATTGACAAAAGAAATCAATAAAAAGATTTTAGCAGATTTTACTGAGAACTTAAATCAAGATGCAACTAATAATGTGCTTAAAAACGCTGTAGCGCAAGTAGGGATTTATCAAGCTAGTGAAAATCCTAATGCTAAGACGTTATTAAATCCATCTTTTAACGTTACGGTTGATACAGGCAAGGTATCTAATCAAAAGCATTCTGGACGTTGTTGGCTATTCGCAGCTTTGAATACTTTACGAACAGAATTTGCTCAAAAGAATAATCTGAAAGATTTTGAATTATCACAAAACTATCTTTCATTTTATGATCGTCTAGAAAAGGCTAACTATTTCTATCAAAATATTTTGGAAACGGCTGATTTGCCTGTTGATGATCGAAAAGTTAACACGTTATTCAGTTCTCCTAGTGGCGATGGTGGTTACTGGGTTTATGCTGCTAATTTGATTCAAAAATACGGAGTGGTTCCTAATTATGTAATGCCAGAAACTCAAGCTTCCGACAATACAACTGAATTTAATGCCGTTTTGAATAAGATGTTGCGTAAGAATGGTATCGAATTGCGTCAAATGGTTCAGGATAAGACAGACCAAAGTAAAATTGATCAACGTGTTGAAGAAATGCTTTCTGAAGTTTATAAAGTCTGCGTTTACTCATTTGGGATGCCACCAAAGGAATTTGAATTGTCGCTTCATACCGATAATGATAAATTGATTGAAGAAACAAGCATCACACCAAAAGATTTCCTAAAACGTTACTTTACGATGAATCTAGATGACTATGTTATCGTTGAAAACTCACCACAAAAGAGTAAGAAATATCATCAAACTTATACGATTGCTGAATCTGGCAACGTTGTGGGGGGTCGAATCGATAAATTTTTGAATTTGCCAATTGAACGCCTAGAAGAGTTAACGGTTGAACAATTAAAAGGCAATGATCCAGTTTGGTTTGGAAATGATGTTTTGGAAGAATCTGATCGTAAAAAAGGTTACTTATTAGGTAATTTGTATCAATACGATAAATTGTTCAATATTGACTCTGAGATTGAAAAGGGACTTCGTTTAGATTATAAGCAAGCTCAAGTCTCACATGCGATGACTATTACTGGGGTCAACTTAGTTAATGGACAAGCTAATCGCTACAAAGTCGAAAATTCTTGGGGCAGCGACAACGGTGAAAATGGCTACTACATGATGGACAAGAAGTGGTTTGAAGATTACGTCTACGAAGTAATTATCAATAAAAAATATTTAACTGCTGCTGAATTATCTGAATACAATCAAGATCCTATTGAATTGCCAGCTTGGGATTCTTTAGCCTAA
- a CDS encoding type 1 glutamine amidotransferase: MSEPIKIAYLYEDLMNTYGDSGDVKILSFLLKEKGYDTQVDNISLGMKFNAFDYDFLFFGGGQDFEQSVVSTDLKRHRETIKEYIDDDNPMLCICGGYQFLGKYYETSSGETIPCLDILPFHTVFKADSRMIGDTEYKTEWGTVRAFENHSGRTYFDDKSKLKPFGQMVEGYGNNPDDKQEGMRYKSVIGSYSHGPILKNENVARAIADKIIAAHKKRLAETSK, translated from the coding sequence ATGTCTGAACCTATTAAAATTGCTTATTTATACGAAGATTTAATGAACACCTATGGAGACAGCGGTGACGTTAAGATTCTCAGCTTTCTTCTTAAAGAAAAAGGCTACGACACTCAAGTTGATAATATCAGCCTCGGTATGAAATTTAATGCCTTTGACTACGATTTTCTTTTCTTCGGTGGTGGCCAAGATTTTGAACAATCCGTCGTTTCAACTGACCTAAAGAGACATCGCGAAACTATCAAAGAATACATTGATGACGACAATCCCATGCTTTGCATCTGTGGTGGCTATCAATTCCTAGGTAAATATTACGAAACTAGCAGCGGCGAAACTATCCCTTGCCTTGATATTCTACCTTTCCACACTGTCTTTAAAGCTGATAGTCGTATGATCGGCGATACTGAATATAAGACTGAATGGGGTACTGTTAGAGCTTTCGAGAACCATAGCGGTCGAACTTATTTTGACGATAAGAGCAAGTTAAAGCCTTTCGGTCAAATGGTTGAAGGCTATGGCAATAATCCTGACGACAAACAAGAAGGTATGCGTTACAAGAGCGTTATAGGCAGCTATTCTCATGGTCCTATTTTGAAGAACGAGAACGTTGCCCGTGCGATTGCTGACAAGATTATTGCAGCCCACAAGAAACGTTTAGCTGAAACTAGCAAATAA
- a CDS encoding acetate/propionate family kinase, which produces MQKTLIINAGSSSLKWKLFEMPSEVILASGLVERISMPGSIFTIKYGDHQKFEKTVDNLSQEAAAKMVFDEMQNLKIIADLSEITAVAHRVVAGGQVFKSAVKVTPEVLKKIKELSNFAPLHNPMEAKGIETMAKTLPDVVQYAVFDSKFFTDLPEKNAIYSLPYELTQKYQIRRYGEHGISHTYLTKRAAELLNKPKNELDLVTMHLGSGASLAAVKNGKAFDTSMGFTPLTGVTMGTRAGDLDPALVPYLMQELKIDDPNKIMMMLNQESGLLGISGISPDMREIRAKQQTDPRAKLAVDIFVNRIVKYAGSFLTELNGADALVFAGGIGEHNDELRQEIIDELAIFNVKLDQDLNKAGHEGLISSPDSAIKVLLIPTDEELEMVRQVAEL; this is translated from the coding sequence ATGCAAAAAACATTAATCATTAATGCCGGTAGTTCATCATTAAAGTGGAAGTTATTTGAAATGCCATCCGAAGTGATATTAGCTAGTGGCTTAGTAGAACGAATTAGTATGCCAGGTTCAATTTTTACAATTAAATACGGTGACCATCAGAAGTTTGAAAAGACGGTCGATAATTTGAGTCAAGAAGCAGCTGCTAAGATGGTTTTTGACGAAATGCAAAATTTGAAAATTATTGCTGATCTTTCAGAAATTACAGCGGTAGCTCATCGTGTTGTAGCAGGCGGACAAGTCTTCAAGTCTGCTGTAAAAGTGACGCCTGAAGTATTGAAGAAGATTAAAGAACTCAGTAATTTCGCACCATTGCACAATCCTATGGAAGCTAAGGGAATTGAAACAATGGCTAAGACTTTGCCGGATGTTGTGCAATATGCAGTTTTTGATAGTAAATTCTTCACTGATTTGCCAGAAAAGAATGCTATCTACAGCTTGCCATATGAATTGACACAAAAATACCAAATCCGTCGTTATGGCGAACATGGTATTTCACATACGTATTTAACTAAACGTGCAGCTGAATTGCTGAACAAACCTAAGAATGAGCTTGATTTAGTAACCATGCATCTAGGTAGTGGAGCATCACTTGCTGCTGTTAAAAATGGAAAAGCTTTCGATACATCAATGGGCTTCACGCCACTAACAGGCGTTACAATGGGAACTCGTGCCGGAGACTTGGATCCAGCTTTAGTACCTTATTTGATGCAAGAATTAAAAATTGATGATCCAAACAAAATTATGATGATGTTGAATCAAGAATCTGGTTTATTGGGAATTTCTGGAATCTCACCAGATATGCGTGAAATCAGAGCTAAACAACAAACTGATCCACGAGCTAAATTAGCTGTAGATATTTTCGTTAATCGCATCGTTAAATATGCTGGAAGCTTCTTAACTGAATTAAATGGAGCTGATGCTTTAGTCTTTGCTGGTGGAATTGGTGAACATAACGATGAATTACGCCAAGAAATCATTGATGAATTGGCTATTTTCAATGTGAAATTGGATCAAGATTTGAATAAAGCTGGTCACGAAGGTTTGATCAGTAGTCCTGATTCAGCGATTAAAGTTTTATTGATTCCAACTGATGAAGAGTTAGAAATGGTTCGTCAAGTCGCAGAATTGTAA